Part of the Candidatus Dormiibacterota bacterium genome is shown below.
CTGTGCCCCAGCACCTGGGCGAGCTGGACCGGGTTCATCCCCTTCCGCAGCGCCTCGGTCGCGCAGGAGTGCCGCAGCAGGTGAGGGTGCACCCGCTTCTTCAAGCCGGCCCGCTCGGCGGCGCCGCGCATCACTGGAGCACCCCGCTCGTCGAGAGCGCCGCGAAGTCGCCGTGGGCGCTCCGGCGCAGCGCAAGGAACAATCGGTCACTGTGGGTGTCCGCCGTCCGCCCCCGCAGGTACCGATCGAGCCGCCGCACCAGGGGAGGCGCGAGCGGCACCAGCCGCTCCTTCGACCCCTTCCCCCGCACCTTGAGGAACGTCCGCCGGTCCTGGGAGCGAATGATGTCCTCCGGCCGCA
Proteins encoded:
- a CDS encoding tyrosine-type recombinase/integrase; the protein is MRQFLKWAAKAGEAVKATPQLPRLTRRVLDVLSREEIERLEDAAPTERDKLIIRLLADTGLRVGELCGLRPEDIIRSQDRRTFLKVRGKGSKERLVPLAPPLVRRLDRYLRGRTADTHSDRLFLALRRSAHGDFAALSTSGVLQ
- a CDS encoding tyrosine-type recombinase/integrase encodes the protein MRGAAERAGLKKRVHPHLLRHSCATEALRKGMNPVQLAQVLGHSGLRMIEHVYSHLTATDAYDAVINLLVSE